One window of the Eucalyptus grandis isolate ANBG69807.140 chromosome 8, ASM1654582v1, whole genome shotgun sequence genome contains the following:
- the LOC104415460 gene encoding protein IQ-DOMAIN 14, which translates to MGKASRWIRNFLLRKRDEKDNKKINDASVLSGYVAASSGLPLPTPKIKRRWSFGKSAAKGKAHKLSRSMDLTETAQLVMQARAEFQLQRDRSLALLAIASDKHAAATKIQAIFRSYLARKALCALRSLVKLQALVRGFLVRKQTTATLRCMHALMSIQVRARVQRIQMAEEAQVTVPRRSSVHRNSFQDGYNRKVQKEPLDRNPIESCQVSKSKSGYFNQPKVERRIEQGFTTYFSGDLSVARQGQQYKEYFFSSAQNTPQDNRSVITKTRSRRDSFAFHHTHTADSASQNYALGPHYMANTESSRAKTRSQSEPKQRPKWSAWQKSKQTPSVDGTSTQLGTQLRDLTPGPKLASQENQEPWFVKLYKSKRSVNDSESDTITSTVTTHSNYSRPLIAYEPHLAMF; encoded by the exons ATGGGAAAGGCAAGCAGATGGATCCGAAACTTCTTGTTAAGGAAAAGGGATGAGAAAGATAACAAGAAGATCAACGATGCTTCTGTTTTATCTGGGTATGTGGCTGCCAGCAGCGGTTTACCACTGCCAACCCCGAAGATAAAAAGGCGGTGGAGCTTCGGGAAATCCGCAGCCAAAGGCAAGGCACACAAGCTCTCAAGGTCGATGGACTTGACCGAGACTGCTCAGCTGGTGATGCAGGCAAGGGCCGAGTTTCAGCTTCAGCGCGACCGCTCGTTGGCACTGTTGGCCATAGCCAGTGATAAACATGCAGCTGCAACGAAAATACAGGCCATCTTTCGCTCTTACTTA GCAAGGAAAGCATTATGTGCTTTAAGGAGTTTAGTGAAGCTCCAAGCGCTTGTGAGGGGTTTCCTTGTGAGGAAGCAGACTACAGCCACTCTACGGTGCATGCACGCACTAATGTCAATTCAAGTCCGAGCCCGTGTTCAAAGGATCCAGATGGCAGAGGAAGCACAAGTCACGGTTCCTAGGCGGTCGTCAGTCCATAGAAATTCATTCCAGGATGGCTACAACAGGAAAGTACAGAAA GAACCGCTGGATAGAAATCCCATAGAGTCATGCCAAGTCTCAAAGAGCAAGAGTGGCTACTTCAATCAACCAAAGGTGGAAAGAAGAATAGAGCAAGGCTTTACCACTTACTTTTCCGGAGACCTCTCGGTAGCGAGACAAGGACAACAGTACAAGGAATACTTCTTTTCCTCGGCACAAAACACTCCCCAAGACAATCGGTCCGTCATCACTAAAACGAGATCAAGAAGAGATTCTTTCGCTTTTCATCACACACATACTGCGGACTCTGCATCTCAGAATTATGCATTGGGGCCGCATTACATGGCAAACACAGAGTCATCGAGGGCGAAAACCAGGTCTCAGAGCGAACCAAAGCAGCGGCCCAAGTGGAGCGCATGGCAGAAGAGCAAGCAGACCCCATCGGTGGATGGTACAAGCACACAGCTCGGGACTCAGTTGAGAGACCTCACTCCAGGGCCGAAACTCGCTtctcaagaaaatcaagaaccgTGGTTCGTAAAGCTCTATAAGTCGAAGAGATCGGTCAACGACAGTGAGAGCGATACCATTACCAGCACTGTGACTACTCATTCCAACTATAGCAGACCTCTTATCGCCTATGAG CCGCATTTGGCTATGTTCTAA